DNA from Microbacterium sp. SORGH_AS_0969:
GGTGGTGGAGCCCTACCTCGTTCGGATCGGTTTCATGGGTCGCACGCCGCGCGGTCGCGTCGCCACCCCCGAGGCCTACGACCACCTCGGCGCTCCCCACCCCGACGGCCTGCTCCGGTTCAGCCAGGGGTGATGACCTATACTCGGCGGGGGATTCCCCGACCCCCGCTTGACTTACGCTAGGCAGTGCCGCACGGCGCGCCTGACTCGAAAGGTGCACCGCCTCCATGGACTCCAGTCTTCTTCTCGTCGTCGTCTTCGCCGGTCTGATCGTTTTCATGTTCGTGAGCTCCCGGCGTCGCGTGAAGAAGCAGAAGCTCGAGCTCGAAGAGAAGGCACGACAAACGGTCCCCGGAGCCGAGGTTCTGCTCCAGGGCGGGCTGTACGGCACCATCGTCGAGTACGACGGCGAAGACCTCGACAAGCCGGCGCAGGTCGAGATCGCTCCCGGTGTCGTCATCAAGGTTCACAGCCAGGCCGTCCTCCGCATCGTCGACCCGGCGTCGGGCACGGTCACCGAAGACGAGTTCATCGAGGCGGAAGAGACCGAGGCCGAGTACGTCGCGGGCGTCGCCGACGGCGACATCACCTCGATCAGCGACGACCACCGCGCCGCACGTCAGGCTGCCGAGGCCGACGCCGACCGCACCGACAAGGACCGTCCGCAGGCCTGACACCTCGACCGTTCGTTTTCCGTTCCGCCGCATAGAAAGCCGACTCCGTGGCGTCCTCTCCTCCCGTCCGCCATGCCTGGCGCGTTCTGACCGGTCTCCTCGCCATCACGGCGGTGCTGTTCGGCCTCAACGCCCTGGGCGTGTACGCCTTCAAGGCGAGCTCCTGGACCCCTGACCTCGCCCTCGACCTGCAGGGCGGAACGCAGATCATCCTGCAGGCGCAGACCACGGATGGCGCCGCCCCGGACTCCGAGCAGCTTCAGCAGGCGGTGTCGATCATCCGCCAGCGCGTCGATGCCTCGGGTGTCGGGGAGACCGACATCGCCACCGAGGGAAGCGACAAGATCGTCGTGCAGATCCCCGGCGAGGCGGACGAGGCGACGCGTCAGCGGATCCAGAGCTCCGCGCAGCTGCAACTGCGCCCCGTGCTGTTCACCGGCTCGCCCGCCACGACGTTCGTCGGCGACGACGGCAACACGACGCCGTATCCGACACCGGACCCGAACCTGCCCGCGACGCCGACCGCGTCCCCGACGGACGGCAGCGACCCGGCGTACATCACCCCGGCGCTGCAGGCGCAGTTCCTCGCGTACGACTGCGCGAACCCGCCGAGCAACCCCGCCGAGGCCCCCGCGGATCAGCCGATGATCACGTGCGGCCTGCAGGACGGCACGAAGTACATCCTCGGTCCCGTCGAGATCGACGGAGACGACATCGCGGATGCCACGAACGGTCAGGAGCAGAACACCGGCCGCTGGGCCGTGAACCTCGTCTTCAACGACCAGGGCACCGAGAAGTTCGGCAAGATCAGCCAGCGCCTGTACGGCAAGCAGCCCCCGTTCAACCAGTTCGCGTTCGTCCTCGACGGATCCGTGCTGTCGGCCCCGTCGATGAACGGCATCATCCTCGACGGCCGCCCCAGCATCACGGGCAGCTTCACGCAGGAGTCCTCGAAGGCACTGGCCGATCAGCTGAAGTACGGTGCGCTGCCGCTGAGCTTCAACGTCGTGAGCTCCGACACCGTCTCGGCGACGCTCGGATCCCAACAGCTGCAGGTCGGCTTCATCGCGGGTCTGATCGGTCTCGCGCTCGTCGCTCTCTATTCGCTGATCGTGTACCGCGCACTGGGCACGGTGATCATCGCGTCGCTCGGCGTGATGGCCGTGCTCACCTATGTGATGCTCTGCATCCTGGCATGGCGCATGGGCTTCCGCCTGTCGCTCGCCGGTGTGGCGGGCCTCATCATCACGATCGGCTTCACCGCGGACTCGTTCATCGTCTACTTCGAGCGAATACGAGACGAGCTGCGCGACGGCAAGTCGATCACGGCCGCGGTCGAGGACGGGTGGTCCCGCGCCAAGCGCACGATCTACATCTCGAAGTCGATCAACATCCTCGCCGCCGTCGTGCTCTACATCCTCGCGGATGCCACGGTGAAGGGCTTCGCCTTCACCCTCGGGCTCACGACCGCGATCGACATCGTGATCTTCATCCTCTTCACCCACCCGGTGATGCAGTTGCTCGCCCGCACACGGTTCTTCGGCTCGGGTCACCCGCTGTCCGGCATGGATCCCGAAGCCCTCGGTGCCGTGTATCGCGGTCGCGCGCAGTTCCGGGCACCCATCGCCGACAGCGGCCGCACCAAGCGCTCGCGCGTCGAGGCGCAGCGCCGCCAGACGATCGCGGAACGCAAGCAGGCCGAGCTCGCCGCCGCCCGCGGCGATAGCCGCTCCACGAAGGAGGGAGACGACTGATGCGCTCCATGACGCAGCTCGGTAACGACCTCTACTCGGGGAAGACCTCCTTCCCCTTCGTCCAGCGTCGCCGGATCTGGTTCCTCATCGCCGCGCTCCTCGTGATCGGTGCGGCGCTCGTGCCCCTGGTGCGGCCCATCCAGTTCTCGATCGAGTTCACCGGTGGCTCGCAGTTCACGGTGTCGAATCCGTCGACGTTCGACCAGTCGCTCGCGACGCAGGCCGTGACCTCGGTCGTCCCGGGAGCGACGACCCGCGTCACCGTGATCAGCGACTCAGCCGTCCGCGTGCAGACCGATCAGATGAGCAACGACGAGACGCAGGCCGTGTCGGCCGCTCTCGCCAACGCGTACAAGGTGCCGACCTCGGAGGTCACCAACTCCTTCATCGGAGCGACCTGGGGTGCGGACGTCACGAGACAGTCGTTGTGGGGTCTCGCGATCTTCCTCGCCCTGACGTTCCTCATCCTGGCGCTGTACTTCCGCACGTGGAAGATGTCGGTCGCGGCCATCATCGGCCTCGTCGACGTGCTCGTCATCACGATCGGGATCTACGCGCTCTTCGGATTCGAGATCTCGCCGGCGGCCGTCATCGGATTCCTCACGATCCTGTCGTACGCCCTGTACGACACGACGGTCGTGTTCGACAAGGTCAGGGAGAACACGAGGGAAGACGGCGAGATCTCCGGGCGCACCTTCGCGGAGTCCGTCAACCTCGCCGCCAACCAGACCCTCATCCGATCGATCAACACCACGGTCGTCGCCGTCCTGCCGATCGGCGCGATCCTCTTCATCGGTGTGCCGCTGGGTGCCCGCACGTTGAGCGACATCTCCCTGTCGATCTTCGTGGGAACCCTCGTCGCCGCGTACTCGACGCTTTTCGTCGCCGTTCCGCTCTACGCCCTCCTGCGCGAGCGCGAGCCGGTGATCGCCCAGCGCGACGCTCGCGTGCGGTCCGCGCGCGAGAAGGCGGGTGTCCCCGCCTGACGGCGGGGGCCCGCTCCGCCGGGCGTAGGATTGATCGACTGACGTCACGACGGGGAGGGCACCGATGACCGAGACCACGGCCTCCGCTCCGCCGCCGTCCTCGCTTCGACGGCTCGTGCCGCGCATCTTCTCGCGCGCCGCGCGTCGCGACGACGTCGACAAGCTCCTGCGCACGGTCCGCACGCACCACCCCAAGGGCGATCTCGGAATTATCGAACGCGCTTATGCGGTCGCCGACAAGGCGCACGACGGGCAGAAGCGCCAGAGCGGCGAGCCCTACATCACGCACCCTCTGGCCGTGGCGCAGATCCTCGCCGAACTCGGCCTCGGACCGAAGGCGATCGCGGCCGCGCTGCTCCACGACACCGTGGAAGACACCGGATATCCGCTCGACGAGCTGGCAGCCGACTTCGGCGACGAGGTCGCCATGCTCGTCGACGGCGTCACCAAGCTCGACAAGGTCAAGTACGGCGACAGCGCCCAGGCCGAGACCGTCCGCAAGATGATCGTCGCGATGTCGAAAGACATCCGCGTGCTCCTCATCAAGCTGGCCGACCGCCTCCACAACGCGCGTACATGGGGCTTCGTCCCGCCGCACAAGGCCGCGAAGAAGGCCACCGAGACCCTCGAGATCTACGCGCCGCTCGCGCACCGTCTCGGCATCCAGGCCATCAAGAGCGAACTCGAAGACCTCTCGTTCGCCGTGATGCACCCGAAGCTCTACGCCGAGATCGAGAGCCTGGTGAAGCAGCGCACGCCGCAGCGCGAGCAGTACGTGCAGAACGTGATCGACGCGGTCGACGCCGATCTCCGCGAGCTCCGCGTGCGCGGTCGCGTCATGGGCCGACCGAAGCAGCTGTACTCCGTCTATCAGAAGATGGTCGTGCGGGGTCGCGAGTTCGACGACATCTACGACCTCATCGGCATCCGGATCCTCGTCGGCACGGTGCGCGACTGCTACGCGGTGCTGGGCGCGATCCACGCACGGTGGACCCCGCTTCCGGGGCGGTTCAAGGACTACATCGCGACACCGAAGTTCAACCTCTATCAGTCGCTGCACACGACGGTGATCGGCCCCGGCGGACGCACGGTCGAGATCCAGATCCGCACGCACGAGATGCACCAGCAGGCCGAGTTCGGCGTCGCTGCGCACTGGAAGTACAAAGAGCGCATGGCGGGTGGAAAGGCGGATGCCAAGGCCGTCGACGCCGACATGGCGTGGATCGCGCACATCTCCGACTGGCAGGCGGAAACCGCCGACCCGGGGGAGTTCCTCGACTCGCTGCGCTTCGAGATCGGCGCAAAAGAGGTCTACGTCTTCACTCCGAAGGGCCGGGTCATCGGGCTGCCCGCGGGGGCCACGCCGGTCGACTTCGCGTACGCGGTGCACACGGAGATCGGGCACCGCACGATGGGTGCGAAGGTCAACGGTCGTCTGGTGCCGCTCGAGACGGCCCTCCAGAGCGGCGATGTCGTCGAGGTCTTCACGTCGAAGAACCCCGACGCGGGTCCGAGTCAGGACTGGCTCGGGTTCGTCAAGAGCACCCGCGCGCGCAACAAGATCCGCGGGTGGTTCACGAAGGAGCGTCGTGAAGAGGCGATCGAGCAGGGGAAGGACTCCATCGCCCGCGCGATGCGCCGGCAGAACCTGCCATTGCAGCGTCTGATGAGCCAGGACTCGTTCACCGAGGTCGCGCGACAGTTCCACTACGAGGACGTCTCAGCGCTCTACGCGGCGGTCGGAGAAGGCCACGTCTCGACGCAGTCGGTGATCGAGAAGGTCACCGCACTGGTCAGCGAGGAAGACACCTCGACCGGACCGATCGACCTGCCACAGGTCGGTCGCCGTCGCGCTCCGCGCAACAGCGATTCGGGCGTTCTCGTCCGCGGTGCCCCCGACATCCTCGTCAAGCTCGCGAAGTGCTGCACGCCGGTGCCCGGTGACGACATCGTCGGCTTCGTCACGCGCGGGAGCGGCGTCTCCGTGCACCGCGGCGATTGCACGAACGTGAAGTCGCTGAAGGAAGATCCCGACCGGCTCATCGATGTCGAGTGGGCGCCGACCACGAAGAGTCTGTTCCTCGTCCAGATCCAGGTCGAAGCCCTCGATCGCTCCGGACTGCTCAGCGATGTCACCCGCGTCCTCAGCGAGCACCACGTCAACATCCTGTCGGCGACCGTGTCGACCTCGAACGATCGTCTCGCGCTGAGCAAGTTCGTCTTCGAGATGGGCGACACCGTCCACCTCGATCGGGTACTGAACGCCGTGCGACGCATCGACGCCGTCTACGACGTCTACCGCGTCACCTCGTCGTGACGCTCACCGCTTCCTGGCGTTCCCCGCGTCCGTCGGGCGCGGCGTCACCAGGCAGCGCGTCGAGGAGCGTCGCACCATCGAGGACGTCGAGAGCGCGACGACCGTAGGGGA
Protein-coding regions in this window:
- the yajC gene encoding preprotein translocase subunit YajC, producing MDSSLLLVVVFAGLIVFMFVSSRRRVKKQKLELEEKARQTVPGAEVLLQGGLYGTIVEYDGEDLDKPAQVEIAPGVVIKVHSQAVLRIVDPASGTVTEDEFIEAEETEAEYVAGVADGDITSISDDHRAARQAAEADADRTDKDRPQA
- the secF gene encoding protein translocase subunit SecF, with the protein product MRSMTQLGNDLYSGKTSFPFVQRRRIWFLIAALLVIGAALVPLVRPIQFSIEFTGGSQFTVSNPSTFDQSLATQAVTSVVPGATTRVTVISDSAVRVQTDQMSNDETQAVSAALANAYKVPTSEVTNSFIGATWGADVTRQSLWGLAIFLALTFLILALYFRTWKMSVAAIIGLVDVLVITIGIYALFGFEISPAAVIGFLTILSYALYDTTVVFDKVRENTREDGEISGRTFAESVNLAANQTLIRSINTTVVAVLPIGAILFIGVPLGARTLSDISLSIFVGTLVAAYSTLFVAVPLYALLREREPVIAQRDARVRSAREKAGVPA
- a CDS encoding bifunctional (p)ppGpp synthetase/guanosine-3',5'-bis(diphosphate) 3'-pyrophosphohydrolase, producing MTETTASAPPPSSLRRLVPRIFSRAARRDDVDKLLRTVRTHHPKGDLGIIERAYAVADKAHDGQKRQSGEPYITHPLAVAQILAELGLGPKAIAAALLHDTVEDTGYPLDELAADFGDEVAMLVDGVTKLDKVKYGDSAQAETVRKMIVAMSKDIRVLLIKLADRLHNARTWGFVPPHKAAKKATETLEIYAPLAHRLGIQAIKSELEDLSFAVMHPKLYAEIESLVKQRTPQREQYVQNVIDAVDADLRELRVRGRVMGRPKQLYSVYQKMVVRGREFDDIYDLIGIRILVGTVRDCYAVLGAIHARWTPLPGRFKDYIATPKFNLYQSLHTTVIGPGGRTVEIQIRTHEMHQQAEFGVAAHWKYKERMAGGKADAKAVDADMAWIAHISDWQAETADPGEFLDSLRFEIGAKEVYVFTPKGRVIGLPAGATPVDFAYAVHTEIGHRTMGAKVNGRLVPLETALQSGDVVEVFTSKNPDAGPSQDWLGFVKSTRARNKIRGWFTKERREEAIEQGKDSIARAMRRQNLPLQRLMSQDSFTEVARQFHYEDVSALYAAVGEGHVSTQSVIEKVTALVSEEDTSTGPIDLPQVGRRRAPRNSDSGVLVRGAPDILVKLAKCCTPVPGDDIVGFVTRGSGVSVHRGDCTNVKSLKEDPDRLIDVEWAPTTKSLFLVQIQVEALDRSGLLSDVTRVLSEHHVNILSATVSTSNDRLALSKFVFEMGDTVHLDRVLNAVRRIDAVYDVYRVTSS
- the secD gene encoding protein translocase subunit SecD; translation: MASSPPVRHAWRVLTGLLAITAVLFGLNALGVYAFKASSWTPDLALDLQGGTQIILQAQTTDGAAPDSEQLQQAVSIIRQRVDASGVGETDIATEGSDKIVVQIPGEADEATRQRIQSSAQLQLRPVLFTGSPATTFVGDDGNTTPYPTPDPNLPATPTASPTDGSDPAYITPALQAQFLAYDCANPPSNPAEAPADQPMITCGLQDGTKYILGPVEIDGDDIADATNGQEQNTGRWAVNLVFNDQGTEKFGKISQRLYGKQPPFNQFAFVLDGSVLSAPSMNGIILDGRPSITGSFTQESSKALADQLKYGALPLSFNVVSSDTVSATLGSQQLQVGFIAGLIGLALVALYSLIVYRALGTVIIASLGVMAVLTYVMLCILAWRMGFRLSLAGVAGLIITIGFTADSFIVYFERIRDELRDGKSITAAVEDGWSRAKRTIYISKSINILAAVVLYILADATVKGFAFTLGLTTAIDIVIFILFTHPVMQLLARTRFFGSGHPLSGMDPEALGAVYRGRAQFRAPIADSGRTKRSRVEAQRRQTIAERKQAELAAARGDSRSTKEGDD